The Saccharomycodes ludwigii strain NBRC 1722 chromosome II, whole genome shotgun sequence genome window below encodes:
- the NUP60 gene encoding FG-nucleoporin NUP60 (similar to Saccharomyces cerevisiae YAR002W | NUP60 | NUclear Pore) yields the protein MPGFIGKVVKPQTKKKSIFASLKSLFEIQRNKVVADNKKEKVKKLDYNNNNLLVPGGFYTGDYATPLQPIEVVNSIKNDTVVNNMDHGHENDSYASIHEDPDTSNAKLAKFFQEKGKEPLSEIELEGVLSLINKSRKVLVKKGEEAINNHSAMLCDNKSAVLSSTRRSSEVPEFTPNYDPNLKHVQSLPYKKRIFDFSVVASPYKLNGIYQPKITENTSEEQEKTEVKGKKLSNTATALINLLSESEEPSLKLQRDDSMSNPYKSFLPKVVATKDASGCIEEQKNKNLLYKNKHMRSSSPGEKASRLEENSKLEKDEQSFIKDKTETALAPNKSKFSFSFNSTTQSLPKNTVANNVLKGPNENIKAGTLDGNSKVQNGSAIITKEKKEETETCYNYDFPTPSLFPGCALDSSVDEAKVELFKRSFVF from the coding sequence ATGCCTGGTTTCATCGGGAAGGTAGTGAAAccacaaacaaaaaagaaatctaTTTTTGCAAGTCTGAAGTCTCTTTTTGAAATTCAACGGAACAAAGTAGTAGCggataataaaaaggaaaaagtgaaaaaactggactataataataataatctgtTGGTTCCTGGCGGTTTTTACACTGGAGATTATGCTACACCTTTACAACCTATCGAAGTAGTTAATTCGATCAAGAATGATActgttgttaataatatggACCATGGTCACGAAAATGATAGTTATGCTTCTATACATGAAGATCCAGACACTTCTAATGCAAAATTAGCCAAATTTTTCCAAGAAAAGGGGAAGGAACCTCTATCTGAGATTGAGCTTGAAGGTGTTTTATCACTGATCAACAAATCCAGAAAAGTTTTGGTCAAAAAAGGGGAAGAGGCAATTAACAACCATTCAGCAATGCTTtgtgataataaaagtgcAGTACTATCATCAACCCGCAGATCCTCTGAAGTGCCAGAGTTTACCCCGAATTACGATCCTAATCTCAAGCATGTGCAGTCTTTACCATACAAGAAGAgaatatttgatttttcgGTAGTTGCTTCTccatataaattaaatggtATTTATCaaccaaaaataacagAGAACACAAGTGAGGAACAGGAAAAAACTGAGGTTAAAGGGAAAAAACTAAGTAACACAGCGACAGCGTTAATCAACCTGCTTTCTGAAAGCGAAGAACCGTCTTTAAAGCTTCAAAGAGATGATTCCATGTCTAATCCCTACAAATCTTTTCTACCTAAGGTGGTTGCCACTAAAGATGCAAGCGGCTGTATCGAGGAacagaaaaataagaatcTGTTGTATAAGAACAAACATATGAGGTCTTCTTCTCCGGGCGAAAAAGCTTCAAGACTTGAAGAGAACTCAAAACTTGAAAAAGATGAGcaatcttttattaaagacAAAACCGAGACTGCGTTGGCTCCAAACAAATCCAAATTtagtttttcatttaatagTACTACGCAATCTCTTCCGAAGAACACTGTAGCAAACAATGTGTTAAAGGGCCCAAATGAGAATATTAAAGCCGGTACACTCGATGGAAATTCAAAGGTACAGAATGGATCTGCCATCAttacaaaagaaaagaaggaagAGACTGAAACTTGTTACAATTACGATTTTCCAACGCCATCACTGTTCCCTGGTTGTGCACTTGATTCTAGTGTTGATGAAGCAAAAGTAGAATTGTTTAAACGGTCATTTGTATTCTAA